A region of Dioscorea cayenensis subsp. rotundata cultivar TDr96_F1 chromosome 5, TDr96_F1_v2_PseudoChromosome.rev07_lg8_w22 25.fasta, whole genome shotgun sequence DNA encodes the following proteins:
- the LOC120262410 gene encoding U-box domain-containing protein 35-like: MPKGLGHWKGSGNGIGDVAGGGDRQEIVAVAVDADKNSQHALKWAADHVIQRGQIFILLHVRKKILTIPTPAGFQVPIAEVDKEIAAAFYEQMDARTKELLLPFQCFCSRRGLQSKEVILEDTDIPKAIIDFLCQQSIDKLVMGASARNVFARTFKAADVPLSVSRLAPDFCSIYVISKGKISSIRPTTHPNSHPPNRAALGFEAVENRFLSIKSEPDAVHHSEPAARSLGGRPTNVKDSGYNNKSNENIIARVSKTHLDHFYPSVASCPSPSRTSVESQPKYPRIDIDRQSRLDEQMRVPDSNKSDNSYWSSGSSSSGYNNHSGSASSEEHKSPTSLPKQMSNYKNGERANMPMKSNSNENRRPQALHEGLAEERKLVTESNKGVPSDKSPHRGIPEEIKMLNCFSSDVRYRRYTAEEIRMATGNFSDELKVGEGGYGPVFKSYLDHTPVAIKILGSDVSQGMKQFQREVEVLSSIRHPNMVLLMGACPEYGCLVYEYMSNGSLEDRLFCLSNTAPLPWRLRFKIASEIATGLHFLHQAKPEPIVHRDLKPGNILLDHNFVSKIADVGLARLIPHTTASDSATQYHMTAAAGTFCYIDPEYQKTGMLGIKSDIYALGIILLQLITAATPVGLAHNVEMAIERGKFEEVLDHSVPDWPLEETRKFADLALKCAELRRRDRPSLASVILPELNHLRALAESSSEETNWVQHHERSLSYKVT; this comes from the exons ATGCCAAAGGGATTAGGGCATTGGAAGGGGTCTGGAAATGGCATTGGGGATGTGGCTGGAGGTGGCGATCGGCAAGAAATTGTGGCCGTTGCCGTTGATGCAGATAAGAATAGCCAGCATGCCCTTAAGTGGGCTGCGGATCATGTTATTCAGCGTGGCCAAATCTTCATCCTCCTCCATGTTCGCAAGAAGATCTTAACCATTCCTACCCCTG CTGGTTTCCAAGTTCCAATTGCTGAAGTGGATAAGGAGATTGCAGCTGCTTTTTATGAACAGATGGATGCTCGAACCAAAGAATTGCTTCTTCCTTTTCAATGTTTCTGCAGTAGAAGAGGG TTGCAGAGCAAGGAAGTGATTTTAGAAGATACGGATATACCAAAGGCCATTATTGATTTTCTCTGCCAGCAAAGTATTGATAAACTAGTAATGGGAGCATCAGCTAGGAATGTGTTTGCAAG GACATTTAAAGCAGCAGATGTGCCGCTTTCTGTTTCTAGACTTGCTCCAGATTTTTGTTCAATATATGTTATATCAAAAGGGAAGATATCTTCTATTCGACCGACAACTCATCCAAATAGCCATCCTCCAAACAGAGCAGCACTCGGGTTTGAGGCTGTTGAAAATCGATTCTTATCTATCAAAA GTGAACCGGATGCTGTACACCATTCCGAACCAGCTGCTAG gTCGCTTGGAGGAAGGCCTACGAATGTTAAGGATTCTGGGTATAACaacaaaagtaatgaaaatatCATTGCTAGAGTTTCCAAGACGCATCTTGACCATTTCTATCCGAGTGTAGCTTCATGTCCAAGCCCAAGCAGAACAAGTGTTGAAAGCCAACCTAAATATCCAAGGATAGATATCGATCGACAATCACGCCTTGATGAGCAAATGAGGGTCCCTGATTCAAATAAATCTGACAATTCCTATTGGTCAAGTGGATCTAGTTCTAGTGGATATAATAACCATTCAGGCTCTGCTTCCAGTGAAGAGCATAAAAGCCCAACTTCTTTGCCTAAGCAGATG TCCAACTACAAGAACGGAGAAAGAGCCAATATGCCTAtgaaatcaaattcaaatgaGAACCGAAGGCCTCAAGCATTGCATGAAGGACTGGCAGAGGAAAGGAAGTTAGTGACTGAATCTAACAAGGGTGTTCCCAGTGATAAAAGTCCTCATCGTGGGATTCCTGAGGAGATAAAAATGTTGAATTGTTTCTCCTCCGATGTTCGGTATAGAAGATATACCGCGGAAGAGATCAGGATGGCAACTGGTAACTTTTCAGATGAACTTAAGGTTGGAGAGGGAGGATACGGGCCTGTTTTTAAATCCTACCTTGATCACACTCCTGTTGCAATAAAGATTCTTGGCTCTGATGTCTCTCAAGGGATGAAACAGTTCCAAAGGGAG GTGGAGGTGCTAAGCTCCATTCGGCATCCAAACATGGTGCTCCTAATGGGAGCTTGCCCTGAGTATGGCTGTCTGGTATATGAATACATGTCGAATGGCAGTCTCGAGGACCGCCTATTCTGCCTCTCTAACACCGCTCCACTCCCATGGCGCTTGCGCTTCAAGATAGCCTCCGAGATTGCCACTGGCCTCCATTTCCTCCACCAAGCGAAGCCTGAACCCATTGTCCACCGTGATCTCAAACCAGGAAACATACTTCTTGATCACAACTTTGTCAGCAAGATCGCCGATGTTGGCCTTGCCCGCCTCATTCCTCACACTACTGCCTCTGACTCTGCCACCCAATACCACATGACCGCTGCAGCTGGCACTTTCTGCTACATTGACCCTGAGTACCAGAAGACTGGCATGCTCGGTATCAAATCTGACATCTATGCCCTTGGCATCATTCTTCTGCAGCTCATCACAGCTGCAACCCCTGTTGGGCTTGCCCACAATGTCGAGATGGCCATAGAGCGGGGCAAGTTTGAGGAGGTGCTTGACCACAGTGTTCCAGATTGGCCTTTGGAAGAAACTAGGAAGTTTGCAGACCTGGCATTGAAATGTGCTGAACTCAGGCGCAGAGACCGCCCCAGCTTGGCCTCTGTCATTCTACCAGAGCTTAACCACCTCCGTGCATTGGCTGAATCTTCTTCTGAAGAAACAAATTGGGTGCAACATCATGAACGTTCTCTGAGCTACAAGGTAACCTAG
- the LOC120261010 gene encoding serine/threonine-protein phosphatase 2A 65 kDa regulatory subunit A beta isoform — protein sequence MAMIDEPLYPIAILIDELKNEDIQLRLNSIRRLSTIARALGEERTRKELIPFLSENNDDDDEVLLAMAEELGVFIPYVGGVEYAHVLLPPLETLCTVEETCVRDKAVESLCRIGAQMREADLVEWFIPLVKRLAAGEWFTARVSSCGLFHIAYPSAPELLKADLRSIYGQLCQDDMPMVRRSAASNLGKFAATVEQSHLKTDIMSIFEDLTQDDQDSVRLLAVEGCAALGKLLEPQDCVAHILPVIVNFSQDKSWRVRYMVANQLYELCEAVGPEPTRSDLVPAYVRLLRDNEAEVRIAAAGKVTKFCRILNPQLAIQHILPCVKELSSDSSQHVRSALASVIMGMAPVLGKEATIEQLLPIFLSLLKDEFPDVRLNIISKLDQVNQVIGIDLLSQSLLPAIVELAEDRHWRVRLAIIEYIPLLASQLGMGFFDDKLGALCMQWLEDKVFSIRDAAANNLKRLAEEFGPEWAMQHIVPQVLEKINNPHYLYRMTILHAISLLAPVMGSEITCQKLLPVVINASKDRVPNIKFNVAKVLQSLIPIVDHSVVENSIRPCLVELSEDADVDVRYFAAQALQASDQVMMSS from the exons ATGGCTATGATTGATGAGCCGCTATATCCAATTGCTATATTGATAGACGAGTTGAAAAATGAAGATATTCAGCTGCGGTTAAACTCCATTAGAAGGCTTTCTACAATTGCCAGAGCACTTGGTGAGGAAAGGACTAGAAAAGAATTGATACCTTTTCTTAGTGAAAACAATGATGACGACGACGAGGTGCTTCTTGCCATGGCGGAAGAGTTAGGCgtttttattccttatgttgggGGAGTTGAATATGCCCATGTTTTGCTACCACCATTGGAGACTCTATGCACAGTTGAAGAAACCTGTGTTAGAGACAAGGCTGTTGAATCACTATGTCGAATTGGGGCACAAATGAGGGAAGCTGATTTGGTAGAGTGGTTCATACCTCTAGTCAAG AGACTGGCTGCTGGTGAGTGGTTTACTGCTCGTGTTTCATCCTGTGGGCTCTTTCATATTGCTTATCCAAGTGCACCTGAGCTGTTGAAGGCAGATCTAAGGTCTATCTATGGCCAATTGTGTCAAGATGACATGCCTATGGTAAGAAGGTCTGCAGCATCGAATCTTGGTAAATTTGCTGCTACGGTTGAACAGAGCCATCTGAAAACAGACATCATGTCAATATTTGAGGATCTAACACAAGATG ATCAAGATTCAGTCCGGCTGTTGGCTGTTGAGGGCTGTGCAGCTCTTGGAAAATTGCTGGAACCCCAGGATTGTGTAGCCCATATCCTCCCGGTTATTGTTAATTTCTCCCAG GATAAATCTTGGCGAGTTCGCTATATGGTTGCAAATCAGCTGTATGAACTTTGTGAAGCTGTTGGCCCAGAGCCTACTAG ATCGGATCTGGTCCCTGCATATGTACGGCTTCTTCGTGACAATGAGGCTGAAGTGCGTATAGCTGCTGCTGGCAAGGTGACAAAGTTCTGCCGCATCTTGAATCCACAACTTGCAATCCAGCACATTCTTCCTTGTGTGAAG GAATTGTCTTCAGATTCTTCCCAGCATGTGCGTTCAGCTTTGGCCTCTGTAATTATGGGTATGGCACCTGTCTTGGGAAAG GAGGCAACCATTGAACAATTACTAcccatttttctctcattactGAAGGATGAATTTCCAGATGTTCGACTGAACATTATTAGCAAACTTGATCAAGTAAATCAG GTTATTGGGATTGATTTGCTTTCCCAGTCACTTTTGCCAGCCATTGTTGAGCTTGCAGAGGATAGGCATTGGAGGGTCCGACTGGCCATAATTGAATATATCCCCTTATTGGCTAGTCAGTTAGGCATGGGCTTTTTCGATGACAAACTTGGTGCTCTATGCATGCAGTGGTTGGAAGACAAG GTTTTCTCAATTCGTGATGCAGCTGCAAATAACTTAAAGCGTCTCGCAGAAGAATTTGGCCCTGAATGGGCAATGCAGCATATAGTTCCGCAG GTGCTGGAGAAGATCAATAATCCACACTATTTATATCGCATGACCATCTTGCATGCTATCTCTTTACTAGCCCCGGTCATGGGCTCAGAAATCACATGCCAAAAGCTTTTGCCAGTGGTTATCAATGCTTCAAAGGACAG GGTACCCAACATTAAATTTAATGTTGCAAAGGTGTTACAGTCTCTCATTCCAATTGTTGACCATTCT GTGGTGGAGAACAGTATTAGGCCATGTTTGGTTGAGCTCAGTGAAGATGCTGACGTGGATGTTAGATATTTTGCTGCACAGGCACTGCAGGCATCTGACCAGGTTATGATGTCAAGCTAG